AGCATCCCGTAGTCGAGGAGGAGCGACTCGTTGACGAGGACCGCGCTCCGGCCGACCTCGCGGACGCCGCCGAGGAACTGGAGCTTCATCGGACCGGACTACCCACCGCGGCGGTTTCCGTCCGTCGGTTCGCCGTCCCCTCGATATCAGATTCGGGAAGGAGAACGGAGTCGAATTTCGTTGGTAGATGGATAGAGTCCAGTTTATAGGGCCTTCTTATGCCCCTTATCTACTCGATATCTATTATGAGAATAGGCGAGGCAGGTTTTTGTATCAGACTCTGAAACCTGGGGGGTAAGCACGGGCGACTGAGCTGTCTCGGGGGGGCACGGGCCTCTCAGCACACGCGAGGTGTGTCGATGGGACGAGTCCACTCGGTCGGAACGTGCCGAGAACGACAATGAACTTCAAACAATTACTGACGGAGGACCGCGCAGTGAGCCCGGTCATTGGCGTCATCCTGATGGTCGCGATCACGGTGATCCTGGCGGCCGTCATCGGGACGTTCGTGCTCGGGCTCGGCGATCAGGTCTCCGAGAGCGCACCGCAAGCACAGTTTACGTTCAATCTTGATTCGAGTACTGACCAACTCACCATCACTCACGATGGAGGAGACGCGATCTCGAGCGACAATATCAACATCACTGGCGGTGGGAACGACGTCAGATGGGACAACTCGCAAGGCATCACCACGGCGTACGACGTCTCTGCCGGCAACTCGACCGTCCTCAATGACGGTACTGTGGCGGGTGGCGGCACCGAAGATGCCGTCACTGCAGGCGAGACGATCCGAATCGTCTGGTCGTCGCCCAACAGCGACAAGACTGCGACTGTCGGACAATTCGAGGCGTAATAATGAACTTCAGAAAACTACTGACGGAGGACCGCGCAGTGAGCCCGGTCATCGGCGTTATCCTGATGGTCGCGATCACGGTGATCCTAGCGGCCGTCATCGGGACGTTCGTGCTCGGGCTCGGTGACCAGGTCTCAGAGAGTGCACCACAGGCACAGTTCTCCTTCGACTTCGCGAACGGAACGTACGGAACGATCACCCACGACGGCGGGGACTCGATCGACGACTCGACGCTGAGCGTGGTCGTCGGTGGTGCTACCGTGTACTCAGGAACTGGTGCGGCCGGGAGCCCAGGCGACATTTCAGCGTCCTCACCTGACTTCACTGCCGGTGCCGGCGCCGCCGCCGACGCTTGGGGTAGTGAAGTGAGTGCCGGTGACTCTATCGCGCTGGCGCCAGGGTCGGACCAGGCTGGTAATGAAGTCCGTATCGTCTGGTCGTCGTCGAACAGCGACAAGACGGCCACGATCGGCCAGGCCACCTGGCAGGGCTGACACAACGGTCCTTCGATTTTTCTGTTTATTCGCTGCTGAGCGGCAGCACTGACTCTCACTCCTCGCGTGAGAACCGCCGCACCTGAAACTCGGCGTACCCACCGTACGCCACCTCCAGCGCCCCGAGCCACCAGTTCCACCGACTCGCGACGCTCCCGTCCGGCGCGTCGGCCAGATTTCGAACCACCTCCGCGACGGTCAGGTCCGACCCGCGGTCCTCGG
This Salinigranum marinum DNA region includes the following protein-coding sequences:
- a CDS encoding type IV pilin N-terminal domain-containing protein, which codes for MNFRKLLTEDRAVSPVIGVILMVAITVILAAVIGTFVLGLGDQVSESAPQAQFSFDFANGTYGTITHDGGDSIDDSTLSVVVGGATVYSGTGAAGSPGDISASSPDFTAGAGAAADAWGSEVSAGDSIALAPGSDQAGNEVRIVWSSSNSDKTATIGQATWQG
- a CDS encoding type IV pilin N-terminal domain-containing protein, translating into MNFKQLLTEDRAVSPVIGVILMVAITVILAAVIGTFVLGLGDQVSESAPQAQFTFNLDSSTDQLTITHDGGDAISSDNINITGGGNDVRWDNSQGITTAYDVSAGNSTVLNDGTVAGGGTEDAVTAGETIRIVWSSPNSDKTATVGQFEA